A single genomic interval of Romboutsia ilealis harbors:
- the plsX gene encoding phosphate acyltransferase PlsX translates to MRIVVDGMGGDNAPKSNIEGVVNAIKEYNVDIIITGDKDLLEKELSNYDFDKSKLEIVHTTEVIENEDKPVKAIRSKKDSSMVVGLRLVKEGKAQAFISAGNTGAVLAGGVFVVGRIKGIDRPCLCPALPNVKRGMTIIADGGANADCKPINLVQFAGMSNIYASKVLQINNPKVALANIGIEEGKGNDLVKKSYEELKNLDLNFIGNIEARDVINAHTDIIVCDGFTGNILLKSTEGVAMSVMKLIKETLLSSTKGKLGAMLIKDDLKKLKGYMDYSEYGGAPLLGVNGGVIKAHGSSDSKAIKNAINQGIKFVKGNVVKEIEEFLEKNQPGDK, encoded by the coding sequence ATGAGAATTGTAGTAGATGGTATGGGTGGAGATAATGCACCAAAGTCAAATATAGAAGGTGTAGTAAATGCTATAAAGGAATATAATGTAGATATAATAATAACTGGAGATAAAGATTTACTTGAAAAAGAATTATCCAATTATGATTTTGATAAAAGTAAATTAGAAATAGTACATACTACTGAAGTTATAGAAAATGAGGATAAGCCAGTAAAAGCGATTAGAAGTAAAAAAGATTCATCTATGGTAGTTGGACTTAGACTTGTTAAGGAAGGTAAGGCACAAGCCTTTATATCGGCTGGAAATACTGGTGCAGTACTTGCAGGAGGTGTATTTGTAGTAGGAAGAATAAAAGGTATAGATAGACCATGTTTATGCCCAGCTTTACCAAATGTAAAAAGAGGGATGACTATTATAGCAGACGGTGGAGCTAATGCAGACTGTAAACCTATTAACTTGGTTCAATTTGCTGGCATGAGTAATATATATGCAAGTAAGGTATTACAAATAAATAATCCTAAGGTGGCATTAGCTAATATAGGTATAGAAGAAGGTAAAGGAAATGATTTAGTTAAAAAGTCTTATGAAGAATTAAAGAACTTAGATTTAAACTTTATCGGTAATATAGAAGCAAGAGATGTTATAAATGCACATACAGACATAATAGTTTGCGATGGATTCACAGGGAATATATTGTTAAAATCAACAGAAGGTGTAGCTATGTCTGTAATGAAACTTATAAAAGAAACATTATTAAGTAGCACAAAAGGAAAGTTAGGTGCTATGCTTATAAAAGATGATTTAAAAAAATTAAAGGGTTACATGGATTATTCTGAATATGGTGGAGCACCGCTTTTAGGGGTTAATGGAGGAGTTATAAAAGCTCATGGAAGCTCAGATTCAAAAGCTATAAAAAATGCTATAAATCAAGGGATAAAGTTTGTAAAAGGGAATGTAGTTAAGGAAATAGAAGAATTTTTAGAAAAAAATCAACCCGGAGATAAATAG
- the rpmF gene encoding 50S ribosomal protein L32, with protein sequence MAVPKRKTSKSKTKMRRAANSKMVATGFVSCPQCHEPKLPHRVCPDCGYYKGKEVVSE encoded by the coding sequence ATGGCAGTACCAAAGCGTAAAACATCTAAATCAAAAACTAAAATGAGAAGAGCAGCTAACTCTAAAATGGTAGCAACTGGATTCGTAAGTTGTCCACAATGTCATGAGCCAAAATTACCACATAGAGTGTGTCCAGATTGCGGATATTATAAAGGTAAAGAAGTTGTATCTGAATAA